A single Primulina eburnea isolate SZY01 chromosome 11, ASM2296580v1, whole genome shotgun sequence DNA region contains:
- the LOC140805337 gene encoding uncharacterized protein: MRNNSFKWKYTDSLMDPLVSNTVFRPPVLDGSNYALWKVKMRMIVDDDGDSRSKPESSWSNDEVQTSNFNSKALNAIFTSVYINMFCLITNCISAKEAWDILQKHCEGSESVCRTKLRMLTSKFESLRMEENETIMEYDRRLREIANEAFSLGDSMSNERLVSKVLRSLPERFNIKICAIDESKDISKLNLRI; the protein is encoded by the exons ATGCGCAATAattctttcaagtg GAAATACACTGATAGCTTAATGGATCCACTAGTGTCTAACACGGTTTTTAGACCACCAGTCCTAGATGGTTCGAACTATGCTCTCTGGAAAGTCAAGATGAGAAT GATAGTTGATGATGATGGAGACAGTCGAAGCAAACCTGAGAGTTCCTGGTCCAATGATGAAGTTCAAACCTCGAACTTCAACTCCAAGGCGCTAAATGCTATTTTCACCTCTGTTTATATCAACATGTTTTGTCTAATCACCAACTGCATCTCCGCCAAAGAAGCCTGGGATATCCTTCAAAAGCACTGCGAAGGATCTGAGAGTGTTTGTAGAACCAAACTCAGAATGTTGACCtctaaatttgaaagtttaaggATGGAGGAAAACGAGACTATTATGGAATATGATCGGAGATTGCGTGAGATAGCAAATGAGGCCTTTAGTCTCGGTgattctatgtcaaatgaaagACTTGTTAGCAAGGTACTGAGATCTCTTCCTGAGCGttttaatatcaaaatctgtgCTATTGACGAATCCAAGGACATCTCTAAGCTTAATCTGAGGATCTAA